A genomic stretch from Candidatus Flexicrinis proximus includes:
- a CDS encoding GAF domain-containing protein has protein sequence MGGEDLLTIVDHWSRSLSPPRTLLTRLLELAREADSNISDLRLLQHDNDILTPIAAAVSSEAGALRLDANPALAQAIREIRTTYLPPDCYAFPVVVDLECVPAHLLIVCSRTAMVSEVRAQLQFMARMIAQALELRDLRALSGFSHAMTALGEKAQEAISTRLHGTLSSLMGARDISQMAGIVARDLLSTREMLTLNELRYDESGVLTGWRPIPDNSGIANPRRELKLELAWLRVGEYLRQSIIKGEPFIANQLGPVERPLVGTPLFEWMQLNGIASAVFYPISHPTRTTAVMAVFTTVQRNVSEAAVQSFVKLTERMALLTQHNQHLSEVTVREYWATQMLRTSQHLLDAQEASDITRAAIDALPANVRLTALALFDVALKPGRWPDWLRVEALSSRVESRTLPVSADQPDQQDQAAQQMIIKLIEGKPILERLENGRLKLFAENLTQGLLDRGCTAVAYIGLVADDALHGLLVVGAAGVEALQPLGFVLRDMSSAVSQSVQRLMGQKRQIAPNDLSVLLEFGRELVRAGSNEELMFAVRRCLGEQFATVAWVDVVVNRITQRASEVKIALVLRGDRVEMMHDYPLHQDMDDEQNDLFRRTWLTRSRYGQVVHLESEAEMGNDPVLPIILKENDQIYSVVALPVLVDGQLTAQVYVAFQSAAHEATDEFKQLCCLIRDQLSLKVMSMRDTSTSKSDPNAPLLQVINDLAIRLLTVRDERMLLMEGARSFATALGVDHAGVTILREDESADVVAEYPEEGLIGLHIPADNPYLVRTIRDRVPLPVEDVRTDENLTLENREALAATGIRKMLFLPMLDQNQNCFGSIGLDVKREEYEFDLHMVEIARTLTNQLAMLYLSLRQVRIARRQAEQMVAMTGLTSQLVSAQRDDEVYLALADTIRTILPADDLWVLIDTAWLQGHSDWPMVDDAPVADDVQVVMQFEEGRPSRPAEPITFILENTPAGQARGDELVAVDDLQAHPDLRPLVSSRPARSVMAAPIKVNDKVVGVVEIDSHTPNVYTQSDRSLFAQVATQVSGALDRARTLQSSQRTAKTQEVAAVFANRVQSAGSQRETLVEAARGYQGLLSANQVNIQMGQPPDQPDPKPTGSSGAAGNNGAKGDKR, from the coding sequence ATGGGCGGAGAAGACCTCTTAACGATTGTCGATCATTGGTCGAGAAGCCTCTCGCCTCCTCGGACGCTGTTAACCCGTCTGCTTGAACTTGCGCGCGAAGCTGATTCAAATATTTCTGATCTTCGACTTCTGCAACACGATAACGACATCCTGACTCCGATCGCTGCAGCAGTCTCTTCCGAGGCGGGTGCACTGCGGCTCGATGCAAATCCAGCGCTCGCTCAGGCAATTCGCGAAATCCGCACGACCTATTTGCCGCCCGACTGCTATGCATTTCCCGTAGTGGTCGATCTGGAGTGCGTGCCGGCGCACCTGCTGATCGTTTGTTCGCGCACCGCAATGGTGTCTGAAGTGCGTGCCCAGCTGCAGTTTATGGCGCGCATGATTGCACAGGCGTTGGAACTGCGCGATCTCCGGGCATTGTCGGGCTTCAGCCATGCGATGACTGCCCTGGGCGAAAAAGCACAGGAAGCGATCAGCACGCGGCTGCATGGCACGCTTTCCAGCCTTATGGGTGCCCGTGACATCAGCCAGATGGCCGGCATCGTCGCCCGCGACCTGCTCTCCACGCGTGAAATGCTCACCCTGAATGAACTGCGCTACGATGAGTCAGGTGTGCTGACCGGCTGGCGGCCGATCCCGGACAACAGCGGGATCGCCAACCCGCGCCGCGAACTCAAACTAGAGCTGGCCTGGCTGCGGGTCGGGGAGTATCTCCGGCAATCCATTATTAAAGGAGAGCCGTTCATCGCCAATCAGTTGGGGCCGGTTGAGCGGCCGCTGGTGGGGACGCCGCTCTTCGAGTGGATGCAGCTCAATGGTATCGCAAGCGCCGTCTTCTATCCGATTTCCCACCCGACGCGCACCACCGCGGTGATGGCCGTTTTCACGACTGTCCAGAGAAATGTAAGCGAAGCGGCTGTCCAGAGTTTCGTCAAACTGACGGAACGTATGGCGCTTTTGACACAGCATAACCAGCATCTGTCCGAAGTGACGGTGCGCGAGTATTGGGCCACCCAGATGCTGCGGACCAGCCAGCACCTGCTGGACGCACAGGAGGCCAGCGACATCACCCGCGCCGCGATTGACGCGCTGCCGGCCAATGTCCGCTTGACCGCCCTGGCGCTCTTCGATGTCGCATTGAAACCTGGACGCTGGCCGGATTGGCTGCGCGTTGAGGCCCTGTCGTCGCGCGTTGAGAGCCGGACGCTGCCCGTCAGCGCCGACCAGCCCGATCAGCAGGATCAGGCCGCCCAGCAGATGATCATCAAGCTGATCGAGGGCAAACCGATTCTCGAACGCCTTGAAAACGGCAGGTTAAAACTCTTCGCCGAGAACTTGACACAAGGTCTGCTTGACCGCGGCTGTACGGCAGTGGCCTATATCGGCCTGGTGGCCGATGATGCATTGCACGGACTGCTGGTGGTTGGCGCAGCCGGTGTCGAAGCGCTTCAGCCGCTCGGATTTGTCCTGCGCGACATGAGCAGCGCGGTAAGCCAGTCCGTTCAGCGTCTGATGGGGCAGAAACGGCAGATCGCGCCAAACGATCTCTCGGTTCTCCTGGAGTTCGGCCGTGAACTGGTGCGGGCTGGAAGCAATGAAGAGCTGATGTTCGCGGTCCGGCGCTGCCTGGGCGAGCAGTTTGCTACCGTCGCCTGGGTCGACGTCGTGGTGAACCGGATCACCCAGCGCGCATCTGAAGTGAAAATCGCGCTGGTGCTGCGCGGCGACCGCGTCGAAATGATGCACGATTATCCCCTTCATCAGGACATGGACGACGAGCAGAACGACTTGTTCCGGCGCACCTGGTTGACGCGCAGCCGTTACGGTCAGGTCGTCCATCTCGAGTCTGAGGCGGAAATGGGGAACGATCCCGTGCTGCCGATCATCCTGAAAGAAAACGATCAGATCTACAGCGTTGTGGCACTTCCCGTGTTAGTGGACGGTCAGCTGACCGCTCAGGTGTATGTAGCATTCCAGTCTGCGGCGCATGAGGCCACAGACGAATTCAAGCAGTTATGTTGTCTCATTCGCGATCAATTAAGTCTGAAAGTTATGAGCATGCGCGACACAAGCACATCAAAGTCCGATCCGAACGCCCCTCTGCTACAGGTCATCAACGACCTGGCTATTCGACTGCTTACGGTTCGCGATGAGCGGATGCTGCTGATGGAAGGCGCGCGTTCGTTTGCGACGGCGCTCGGCGTCGATCACGCAGGCGTCACCATCCTGCGAGAAGACGAATCGGCTGATGTCGTGGCTGAATATCCCGAAGAAGGGCTGATCGGCCTGCATATCCCCGCGGATAACCCGTATCTGGTGCGCACCATACGTGATCGTGTGCCGCTGCCGGTTGAGGATGTGCGCACCGACGAAAATCTGACTTTGGAAAACCGGGAAGCGCTCGCCGCGACCGGTATTCGTAAGATGCTCTTTCTACCCATGCTAGATCAGAACCAGAACTGCTTTGGTTCGATTGGTCTTGACGTAAAGCGTGAGGAATATGAGTTCGACCTGCATATGGTCGAAATTGCGCGTACCCTCACGAACCAGCTTGCGATGCTTTACCTCAGCTTGCGTCAGGTGCGTATCGCGCGCCGTCAGGCCGAACAAATGGTTGCAATGACCGGGCTGACGTCGCAGTTGGTCTCTGCTCAGCGCGACGATGAGGTGTATCTGGCCCTGGCAGACACGATCCGTACGATTCTGCCGGCCGACGATCTGTGGGTACTGATTGATACGGCCTGGCTGCAGGGACATTCAGACTGGCCGATGGTGGATGATGCCCCTGTGGCCGATGACGTGCAGGTTGTGATGCAGTTCGAAGAGGGGAGACCGTCGAGACCTGCAGAACCGATTACGTTCATCCTCGAGAATACGCCCGCGGGGCAAGCACGGGGAGACGAACTGGTAGCCGTCGACGATCTCCAGGCACATCCCGACCTGCGCCCGCTCGTCAGCAGTCGCCCGGCGCGTTCAGTAATGGCTGCGCCCATCAAAGTCAACGATAAGGTGGTGGGTGTCGTGGAGATTGACAGCCACACGCCTAATGTCTACACACAGTCCGACCGCAGTCTTTTCGCACAGGTTGCCACACAGGTCAGCGGCGCGCTGGATCGCGCGCGGACCCTGCAATCGTCGCAACGTACTGCCAAGACACAGGAAGTGGCTGCCGTTTTCGCAAACCGTGTGCAGTCGGCAGGATCGCAGCGCGAAACACTGGTTGAAGCGGCACGCGGTTATCAAGGGTTGTTAAGCGCGAATCAGGTTAACATTCAAATGGGTCAACCGCCCGATCAGCCTGATCCGAAACCAACCGGCAGCAGTGGTGCAGCCGGCAATAACGGCGCTAAGGGAGACAAGCGATGA
- a CDS encoding DUF3291 domain-containing protein, giving the protein MPAGWHIAQVNVAKMRAPHTDPIMAGFFTRVAIIEALADQSPGFVWRLHSPAGDEHLLQVFGDPLLSINMTVWETIEALFEFTYHSAHVEPYRMRREWFEKPDIPVYALWWVRAGTRPSPEEGKARLDLIQRIGPSSAAFNFKERYDPEQSPASF; this is encoded by the coding sequence ATGCCCGCCGGTTGGCACATCGCACAGGTCAATGTCGCAAAAATGCGTGCGCCGCATACCGACCCGATCATGGCCGGATTCTTCACTCGTGTCGCAATTATCGAGGCGCTCGCTGACCAGTCGCCCGGGTTTGTGTGGCGCCTCCACTCGCCCGCCGGAGATGAACACCTCCTGCAGGTGTTTGGCGATCCGCTCCTCAGCATCAATATGACTGTCTGGGAGACCATCGAAGCGCTCTTTGAGTTCACCTATCACAGCGCGCACGTCGAGCCATACCGGATGCGGCGCGAGTGGTTCGAAAAACCGGACATCCCCGTCTATGCCTTATGGTGGGTGCGCGCAGGAACCCGGCCGAGCCCGGAAGAAGGCAAAGCCCGCCTCGACCTGATCCAGCGGATCGGCCCATCTTCAGCTGCATTTAACTTCAAAGAGCGCTACGACCCGGAACAGAGTCCTGCTTCGTTCTGA
- a CDS encoding peptidylprolyl isomerase: MKQYASAPAIIIDQKKKYVAEFVTNKGTFQVELFADRAPISVNNFVFLAREGFYDKVKFHRVISNFVIQGGDPTGTGAGGPGYKWNDEPSSLQIKHETGMLSMANAGKNTNGSQFFVTHSPQPHLDGKHGVFGKVIGDGMTVVNAIRQGDHMETVRITES, encoded by the coding sequence ATGAAGCAGTATGCATCTGCACCGGCGATAATCATTGACCAGAAGAAAAAGTACGTGGCTGAATTTGTCACGAATAAGGGCACCTTTCAGGTCGAATTGTTCGCTGATCGTGCCCCGATCTCGGTGAACAATTTCGTATTCCTGGCACGCGAAGGCTTCTACGACAAGGTGAAGTTCCATCGCGTTATCTCGAACTTCGTAATTCAGGGCGGTGACCCGACCGGTACCGGCGCAGGCGGCCCCGGCTATAAGTGGAACGACGAACCGTCGTCGCTTCAGATCAAGCATGAGACCGGCATGTTAAGCATGGCAAACGCGGGCAAGAATACTAACGGATCTCAATTCTTCGTTACGCATTCTCCGCAGCCACACCTGGATGGCAAGCACGGCGTATTCGGTAAAGTTATCGGCGACGGCATGACAGTCGTAAACGCCATCCGTCAGGGCGACCACATGGAAACAGTGCGCATCACCGAGAGCTAG
- a CDS encoding response regulator, with the protein MMVEERKGVDPTEAHVLVVEDTVPNFMLIARMLNHMGIRRCEWKTSGWQVVQYAEMLPRVDLILLDIRLPYNDGYAVLDKVRQNPKLKNTVVCAVTAEASEEQMRRAQKAGFNGFLGKPLDPDRFPAQIKRLLNGEPVWEWQ; encoded by the coding sequence GTGATGGTGGAAGAGCGTAAGGGAGTCGATCCAACTGAGGCGCATGTCTTAGTGGTCGAGGACACGGTACCTAATTTCATGCTGATTGCCCGGATGCTCAACCACATGGGTATCCGGCGCTGCGAATGGAAGACGTCCGGCTGGCAGGTCGTCCAGTACGCGGAGATGCTACCGCGCGTTGACTTGATCCTGCTTGATATCCGTTTGCCCTACAACGACGGTTATGCCGTGCTGGATAAGGTCCGTCAGAATCCAAAACTCAAGAATACCGTCGTCTGTGCGGTGACCGCAGAGGCGAGCGAAGAACAGATGCGCCGCGCACAGAAGGCCGGCTTTAATGGATTTCTGGGCAAGCCGCTAGACCCGGATAGGTTCCCTGCACAGATCAAGCGTCTATTGAACGGTGAACCAGTCTGGGAGTGGCAGTGA
- a CDS encoding glycosyltransferase family 39 protein → MISRLDKSALFLAALGLVLALPVLAYPLGRDQGMYANIAQAIRAGGLPFIDMWDIKPPAIYYIYAVQISLFGATPVALRALDLIAAPFILIPLYTLTRAFGGHRAARWAMLLFPVFYFTETFASLTQSDSLVVLPMTWAVLAAFRAGESRAGTRPALIWAFTCGVLSALVIWFKHYYVLFALALALAHIWHRWRMMRGAPRDFRRVAVEAAAFVSGGLIVGIPSLIYFASNGILSEMLTIAQGTQQYNAQAFASLEAFWAQMGNYVAFRWWHWGPLLLLAASPILGVGARRARRLLLKNSVHKATGDTGRLDPARRVGAEFSPLLWLWILAGLVFVIIQAKGFDTHWIPLLPPLVILASRALASWLSALEQTIFRHTHFLGDGGASRTTVRWLIAALPILLFSAILAKDTWARAWPYLAGQQSQRAYLRQFQAGDLNAAESFRMARWLKERTRPGDSVYIWGFRPEVAFMSGLRPATRFQAQFALVGERYPQAWKAENVDTLWAALPEYVLVVRADYMPWVTGSDKDSNTILADEYQALRDWLIYNYDRHTELDNFLIWKRKGDS, encoded by the coding sequence GTGATCTCACGCCTGGATAAAAGCGCGCTGTTCTTGGCGGCGCTGGGGTTGGTACTGGCACTGCCCGTTCTGGCATATCCTCTTGGCCGCGACCAGGGGATGTATGCTAACATCGCTCAGGCGATACGGGCCGGCGGATTGCCTTTCATCGATATGTGGGACATCAAGCCGCCCGCCATCTACTATATCTATGCTGTTCAAATTAGCCTGTTTGGCGCAACCCCGGTCGCGCTGCGCGCGCTGGATCTGATCGCTGCGCCGTTCATATTGATCCCACTTTACACACTGACCCGCGCGTTTGGCGGCCATCGCGCAGCCCGGTGGGCGATGCTGCTGTTTCCCGTATTCTACTTCACTGAGACTTTCGCCAGCCTGACACAGAGTGACTCGCTGGTCGTCCTGCCGATGACGTGGGCCGTCCTGGCTGCGTTCCGTGCAGGTGAGTCTCGCGCAGGTACACGGCCTGCCCTGATCTGGGCGTTCACCTGCGGGGTCCTCAGTGCGCTGGTGATCTGGTTCAAGCATTATTATGTGTTGTTTGCGCTTGCCTTGGCACTCGCGCATATCTGGCACCGATGGCGCATGATGCGGGGCGCGCCGCGTGATTTCAGGCGGGTTGCCGTGGAAGCGGCAGCGTTCGTATCGGGTGGGCTGATCGTCGGCATCCCCTCCCTCATTTATTTCGCGTCGAATGGCATTCTGAGTGAAATGCTGACAATCGCGCAGGGGACCCAACAGTACAACGCGCAGGCTTTTGCGAGTCTTGAGGCCTTTTGGGCGCAGATGGGCAATTACGTCGCGTTCCGGTGGTGGCATTGGGGTCCGCTGCTCCTGCTGGCTGCTTCGCCCATATTGGGAGTTGGCGCCCGCCGCGCGCGTAGGCTGCTGCTGAAGAATTCTGTTCATAAAGCCACAGGTGATACGGGCAGGCTCGATCCTGCGAGACGCGTGGGTGCGGAATTCTCTCCTCTTTTGTGGCTTTGGATCCTTGCTGGTCTGGTGTTTGTCATCATTCAGGCCAAGGGGTTCGATACCCATTGGATACCGCTGCTCCCGCCGCTGGTCATTCTGGCGTCGCGTGCGCTCGCCTCATGGCTTTCGGCGCTGGAGCAGACGATATTCCGTCATACACACTTCTTGGGGGATGGCGGCGCGAGTCGCACAACCGTGCGCTGGCTCATAGCTGCCCTCCCGATCCTGTTGTTCAGCGCGATTCTCGCCAAGGATACCTGGGCGCGTGCATGGCCTTATCTCGCCGGGCAGCAGTCCCAGCGCGCGTATCTGCGTCAATTTCAGGCCGGTGACTTGAACGCGGCCGAGTCATTTCGCATGGCGCGCTGGCTAAAAGAGCGTACCAGACCGGGCGATTCGGTGTATATTTGGGGCTTCCGCCCTGAAGTCGCGTTTATGTCCGGCCTGCGCCCCGCAACCCGCTTCCAGGCGCAGTTTGCGCTGGTCGGGGAACGTTATCCGCAGGCATGGAAAGCGGAAAACGTCGATACACTCTGGGCTGCCCTGCCGGAATATGTTCTGGTCGTGCGCGCCGATTACATGCCGTGGGTGACCGGAAGTGATAAAGATTCGAATACTATTTTGGCAGACGAGTATCAAGCCTTACGCGACTGGTTGATTTACAATTACGATCGGCACACGGAGCTTGACAACTTCCTGATCTGGAAGCGCAAGGGGGATTCATGA
- a CDS encoding DUF3291 domain-containing protein codes for MTHHLAQINIGRVRGAMDSEIMRGFASRLLEINALADTAPGFVWRLQTDEGDATSIHVFDDEMLLINMSVWDSVDALFDFTYRSDHLELLRQRADWFHRLDAHFTALWWVPAGHIPTPEEGKQRLEHLNAHGPTPYAFTFKQRFAP; via the coding sequence ATGACTCATCATCTCGCCCAGATCAATATCGGCCGGGTTCGCGGCGCGATGGACTCGGAAATCATGCGCGGTTTTGCCTCACGCCTGCTCGAAATCAACGCGTTGGCCGATACCGCGCCCGGTTTTGTCTGGCGACTGCAGACCGACGAAGGGGATGCCACATCAATACATGTCTTCGATGACGAGATGCTGCTCATCAATATGTCGGTCTGGGACTCGGTCGATGCCTTGTTCGACTTCACCTACCGCAGCGACCACCTCGAACTGCTTCGCCAGCGTGCCGATTGGTTCCATCGTCTCGATGCCCATTTCACGGCGCTGTGGTGGGTCCCCGCCGGACATATCCCGACGCCAGAGGAAGGCAAGCAGCGGCTTGAACACCTGAACGCACACGGGCCGACGCCGTACGCCTTTACCTTCAAGCAGCGTTTTGCACCCTAA
- a CDS encoding response regulator, with protein MSRILYIEDDANNRVLVSRVFKVMAPDFVYFEAATAQAGIQIATEQVPDLILMDISMPDMDGLTATAQIRKLEGLRKVPIIALTANAMEGDKERFIAAGCDGYISKPIDIDTFVDTVREFLTQSAQVKALESSKDGGAA; from the coding sequence ATGAGTCGTATCCTATATATTGAAGACGATGCAAACAATAGGGTATTGGTCAGCCGTGTCTTCAAAGTGATGGCGCCGGATTTCGTATATTTCGAAGCGGCGACGGCGCAAGCCGGAATCCAGATCGCTACGGAGCAAGTGCCCGACCTGATCCTGATGGACATCAGTATGCCGGACATGGATGGTCTGACTGCAACCGCCCAGATCCGCAAACTGGAAGGTCTCCGGAAAGTACCCATTATCGCACTCACTGCCAACGCGATGGAAGGGGATAAAGAGCGCTTCATTGCGGCGGGCTGTGATGGTTACATCAGCAAGCCGATCGACATCGATACTTTTGTGGATACCGTTAGAGAATTTTTGACGCAGTCTGCGCAGGTTAAGGCATTAGAATCATCTAAAGACGGGGGTGCCGCGTGA
- a CDS encoding GAF domain-containing protein has product MSAATASRMNDTQSQTFIDQVRRGFALAVAVMVIVLPLFGMIAQYGAGSDIFSTRQLVINLSTALAGVFALVLARRGKIATAGTISALVMMAVAIFVTQNDVRILLSILAIVVTATLTNKWFFGFAVAVLLALPVIKLTGVIIETGLDPNPEGVEAVLSASIVFSVAVIFRYFFGVARQASETADEAFKRLTSTAVIGRQTSRLLKYDELINESVNLIKQQFGFYHVQVFLVDERREYAVLAASTGEAGRRLMERHHKLGIGSQSVIGRTTLSNEPVLINDTEKEPGHAFNPLLPETRAELALPMQLQTETETRVMGALDVQSEEPMAFSPTDVQALQALANQLAVAIRNAQLFDSQEASLKENQTLYTQAQSSLEEIQRLNHRLTRQAWDGFIEDHSDASGVKLEGSTITYNAGWTPLMIEACKARDTISHKDDGARITATPMIFRDEVVGAVEVVGGNEEELNLIEAIVAFTERFAVAMENVRLVEEAQAASAQEQRISAVVSRFQEAETVDELLQITLTELAETFDAEGGSIRVGLGAAGQAAR; this is encoded by the coding sequence ATGAGCGCAGCTACCGCCTCGCGCATGAACGATACTCAGTCCCAAACCTTCATCGATCAGGTGCGGAGGGGATTTGCGCTGGCAGTGGCAGTGATGGTCATCGTGTTGCCCCTGTTCGGTATGATCGCGCAATATGGCGCGGGTTCGGATATTTTTTCAACCCGCCAGTTGGTCATTAACCTGAGTACCGCGCTGGCGGGGGTGTTTGCCCTGGTCCTTGCCCGTCGCGGGAAGATTGCCACGGCCGGGACAATTTCCGCGCTCGTCATGATGGCGGTCGCCATCTTTGTCACCCAGAATGACGTCCGTATCCTCCTGAGCATCCTCGCGATCGTTGTTACGGCAACGCTGACGAACAAATGGTTTTTTGGTTTCGCAGTCGCTGTGCTGTTGGCGCTCCCGGTCATCAAACTTACCGGCGTGATCATCGAAACAGGTCTCGATCCGAACCCCGAAGGTGTGGAGGCCGTACTTTCGGCCAGCATCGTATTTAGCGTCGCCGTGATCTTCCGCTACTTCTTTGGCGTCGCCCGTCAGGCCTCGGAAACCGCGGATGAGGCCTTCAAGCGGCTGACCTCCACGGCGGTGATTGGCCGGCAGACCTCACGCCTGCTCAAATACGATGAACTGATCAACGAATCCGTCAACCTGATCAAGCAGCAGTTTGGCTTCTACCATGTTCAGGTCTTCCTGGTCGATGAGCGCCGCGAATATGCGGTGCTTGCGGCTTCCACGGGTGAAGCGGGCCGCCGCCTGATGGAACGCCATCACAAACTGGGCATCGGCTCACAGTCGGTGATTGGGCGGACGACCCTCTCGAACGAGCCGGTTCTCATCAATGATACGGAAAAAGAACCCGGTCACGCGTTTAACCCGCTGCTGCCGGAAACCCGCGCAGAGCTGGCCCTGCCGATGCAGCTGCAGACCGAGACCGAGACCCGCGTCATGGGCGCATTGGACGTACAGAGCGAAGAGCCGATGGCGTTCAGCCCGACCGACGTGCAGGCGCTGCAGGCACTTGCCAACCAATTGGCCGTGGCTATCCGGAACGCGCAGCTGTTCGATTCGCAGGAAGCCAGTCTGAAGGAAAATCAGACTCTGTATACCCAGGCGCAGTCCAGCCTTGAGGAAATCCAGCGCCTGAACCATCGGTTGACGCGCCAGGCTTGGGATGGCTTTATCGAAGATCACAGCGATGCATCCGGCGTGAAGCTCGAAGGATCGACCATCACCTACAACGCGGGCTGGACACCATTGATGATCGAGGCCTGCAAAGCGCGCGATACGATTTCTCATAAAGACGACGGCGCGCGGATTACCGCGACGCCAATGATCTTCCGCGATGAGGTCGTCGGGGCCGTGGAGGTGGTCGGAGGAAACGAAGAAGAACTCAACCTGATCGAAGCGATCGTCGCCTTCACAGAACGCTTCGCAGTGGCCATGGAGAACGTGCGGCTGGTCGAAGAAGCCCAGGCCGCGTCAGCGCAAGAGCAGCGCATCAGCGCCGTCGTTTCCCGCTTCCAGGAAGCGGAGACAGTCGACGAGTTGTTGCAGATCACCCTGACTGAACTGGCGGAAACATTTGATGCCGAGGGCGGGTCAATCCGCGTCGGTTTGGGCGCCGCCGGGCAAGCCGCGCGTTAG